The following coding sequences lie in one Prochlorococcus marinus XMU1412 genomic window:
- a CDS encoding photosystem I reaction center protein subunit XI, with amino-acid sequence MSDFQKSFSESTSSIKFDEKYIDTSVQPNDIGVAEQWAVKTVADPCVGNLATPVNSGYFTKAFINNLPFYREGISPNFRGLETGAAFGYLLYGPFTMTGPLRNSDFALTAGLLASIGAVHILTALFVLYNAPGKAPNVQPPDATVNNPPNDLFTRAGWADFTSGFWLGGCGGAVFAWLLVGTLHLDTIMPIIKNIWTAG; translated from the coding sequence ATGAGCGACTTTCAAAAATCATTCTCTGAATCAACAAGTTCTATTAAGTTTGATGAGAAATACATAGATACTTCTGTACAACCAAATGATATTGGCGTAGCAGAACAATGGGCAGTAAAAACAGTTGCTGATCCTTGTGTTGGTAATTTAGCTACTCCAGTAAATAGTGGTTATTTTACAAAAGCCTTTATAAATAATTTACCTTTTTATAGAGAAGGTATTTCCCCTAATTTTAGAGGTTTAGAAACTGGAGCAGCTTTTGGATATCTTCTATATGGACCTTTTACCATGACTGGCCCATTAAGAAATTCTGATTTTGCTCTAACAGCTGGACTTCTCGCTAGTATTGGAGCTGTTCATATTTTGACAGCACTTTTTGTTTTATACAATGCACCAGGTAAAGCACCTAATGTTCAACCTCCAGATGCGACTGTTAATAATCCGCCAAACGACTTATTTACAAGAGCTGGTTGGGCTGATTTTACAAGTGGATTTTGGTTAGGAGGATGTGGAGGAGCTGTTTTTGCTTGGTTACTTGTTGGGACATTACACTTAGATACCATAATGCCAATCATTAAAAATATTTGGACTGCTGGTTAA
- a CDS encoding C40 family peptidase produces the protein MENNKNPISLFKQTNFSKTIWWKLKVNISGYQNETEDKLVTEIFKNRIFRLIYPNIYQNNHKFSRILVQLYEDGYVCWINLDGLIIEKYEFKKNNSLENEHFFIKDKVNSILKWIKDQSELNNEYLWGGTFGPNFDCSGLIQTAFLKHQIYIPRDSFQIKSFCKHLFYYKESYAALRPGDLLFFGNEEKCDHIGIYKEDGFYYHSSGIDFGRNGIGLDTLKKSNDKISLHYKSKLISAGRVVRNYRWDRTIR, from the coding sequence ATGGAAAATAATAAAAATCCTATCTCACTATTTAAACAAACTAATTTTTCAAAAACTATTTGGTGGAAATTAAAAGTTAATATTTCGGGATATCAAAATGAAACAGAAGATAAATTAGTTACTGAAATATTTAAAAATAGAATTTTTAGGCTTATTTATCCAAATATTTATCAAAACAACCATAAATTTTCAAGAATACTAGTTCAACTATATGAAGATGGTTACGTCTGTTGGATAAATTTAGATGGATTAATTATTGAGAAATACGAATTCAAAAAAAATAACAGTTTAGAGAATGAACACTTCTTTATAAAAGATAAAGTTAACTCAATTTTAAAATGGATCAAGGATCAATCTGAGTTAAATAATGAATATCTTTGGGGAGGTACATTTGGGCCCAATTTTGATTGTTCTGGATTAATTCAGACTGCTTTTTTAAAGCATCAAATTTATATACCTCGAGACTCTTTTCAAATAAAAAGTTTTTGTAAGCACCTTTTTTATTACAAAGAATCGTATGCGGCTCTACGACCTGGCGATCTTTTATTTTTTGGAAATGAAGAAAAATGTGATCATATTGGAATCTACAAAGAAGACGGATTCTATTACCATAGCTCTGGAATCGATTTTGGCAGAAATGGAATAGGATTAGATACCCTAAAAAAGTCTAATGATAAAATCTCATTGCATTATAAATCTAAACTTATTTCGGCAGGAAGAGTAGTTAGAAATTATAGATGGGACCGCACTATACGTTAA
- a CDS encoding glycosyltransferase family 2 protein: protein MSDIKQLISIIVPVFNESESIGLLLDEVINVMSSHKFYFELIVVNDGSKDNTHQVLKQLTLNIKELSVISLRKNYGQTAAMSAGFDNSKGDIVITLDGDLQNDPNDIPLLISEINNGYDLVCGWRFDRKDKLINRKIPSKIANKLIAHVTGLKLHDYGCSLKAFKKEIIEDIKLYGELHRFLPVLANIEGARIKEIKVNHRNRQYGSSKYGIDRTFRVLMDLLTVWFMTKFLTRPMYGFGFVGIISIFFSLAISSYLIVLKIMGEDIGNRPLLMFALILGIAGVQLFSFGLLSELLIRTYHESQSRPIYRIRSINSAKQN from the coding sequence ATGTCAGATATAAAACAATTAATTTCTATTATCGTCCCTGTTTTTAATGAAAGCGAGAGTATTGGTCTTTTATTAGATGAAGTTATAAATGTAATGTCTTCTCATAAATTCTATTTTGAATTGATTGTTGTAAATGATGGTTCTAAAGATAATACTCATCAAGTATTAAAGCAACTAACTCTCAACATTAAAGAATTGTCAGTAATTTCCCTCCGCAAAAATTATGGTCAAACTGCAGCAATGTCAGCTGGCTTTGATAATTCTAAGGGCGATATTGTTATTACTTTGGATGGAGATTTACAGAATGATCCAAATGATATTCCTCTATTAATTTCAGAAATCAATAATGGTTATGATTTGGTTTGTGGTTGGAGGTTTGATAGAAAAGATAAATTAATTAATAGAAAGATACCATCAAAAATAGCGAATAAGTTAATAGCTCACGTAACAGGTTTGAAGTTGCATGACTATGGTTGCTCATTAAAAGCGTTTAAGAAAGAAATAATAGAAGATATAAAGTTATATGGGGAACTTCACAGGTTTTTGCCCGTTTTAGCAAATATTGAAGGTGCAAGAATCAAAGAAATTAAAGTAAATCATAGGAACAGGCAATACGGATCTAGTAAATATGGAATTGATAGAACTTTTAGAGTTTTAATGGATTTACTAACTGTTTGGTTTATGACTAAATTTTTAACAAGACCGATGTATGGATTTGGTTTCGTTGGAATTATAAGTATTTTCTTTAGCCTTGCGATAAGTTCTTATTTGATAGTTTTAAAAATAATGGGTGAGGATATTGGAAATCGTCCTTTGCTGATGTTTGCATTAATATTAGGTATTGCTGGTGTTCAATTATTTAGCTTTGGATTATTGAGCGAACTTTTAATTAGGACATATCATGAAAGTCAAAGTCGTCCAATTTACAGAATTAGATCAATAAACAGTGCTAAGCAAAATTGA
- the gltB gene encoding glutamate synthase large subunit, translated as MGESIKRIVGPYQDSYSPNGIIGEKDACGVGFVANVEGIESNWILKQSLKGLNCMEHRGGCGGDSDSGDGAGILCSIPWGYLEEKINLKNTQEFNRGLGMVFMPNKKEKIEICKLICDEEAEKLKVNKTSWRTVPVNNEILGPLAKANAPFICQWILYIGKKDHKDVEKLLFQLRKRIEKKIRETFKNDVGDCEFYFASLSSQTVVYKGMVRSEILSEFYKDLKEESFKVSFSVYHRRFSTNTLPKWPLAQPMRFLGHNGEINTLLGNINWAKASETHIDDFWGELSNEIKPIVDVNKSDSSNLDATLEINIRSGQPITDSLLKLVPEAFRDQPELEQREYIKAFYEYSASLQEAWDGPALLVFADGNFVGATLDRNGLRPARYSITNDGFVIMGSETGVVDLEEERVIEKGRLGPGQMLAVDFHQNRILRNWEVKSEAAQRHDYKNLLSNRTIKIENNEWVKDCKLKDLELLQQQTAYGFSAEDNDLILDSMASLAKEPTYCMGDDIPLAVLSSKPHILYDYFKQRFAQVTNPPIDPLREKLVMSLEMHLGERCTPFEIKDAKPFIHLQSPILNEEELISIKKSKIKSQTISSLFDLEEGIQGLENQLKIICKQSELSIKEGCSLIIISDRGINPKKTFIPPLLAVGAIHHYLLKKEIRLKASLIIETGQCWSTHHLACLIGYGASAVCPWLTFEAGRHWLKHPKTQKLIDSKKINPLSIVDVQENIKKALEDGLRKILSKIGISLLSSYHGAQIFEAVGLGSDLIKIAFDGTTSRIAGITLKELTNETLSIHTKAYPEIDLKKLEFLGFVQFRNNGEYHSNNPEMSKVLHSAVKQGPGYDHFETYKKLISNRPTTSLRDLLTINSKRKSIPLEEVESVESICKRFCTGGMSLGALSREAHEVLAVAMNRIGGKSNSGEGGEDPARFNVLNDIDENTKSATLPFIKGLKNGDTACSAIKQIASGRFGVTPEYLRSGKQLEIKMAQGAKPGEGGQLPGPKVDSYIAKLRNSKPGVALISPPPHHDIYSIEDLAQLIHDLHQVHPKAKVSVKLVSEIGIGTIAAGVSKANADVIQISGHDGGTGASPLSSIKHAGLPWELGVAEVHKSLLENNLRERVILRTDGGLKTGWDVVIAALLGAEEYGFGSVAMIAEGCIMARVCHTNKCPVGVATQKEELRKRFKGIPENVVNFFLYIAEEVRQIMSSIGVSNMEELIGNQEFLSARNIDLPKTSNIDLSSLVNEHSTPDRSWLKHLKTAHGNGSVLEDEFLSDTKFIDSIKNHEILTKEIDIKNTDRSVCAKISGEIAELHGNTGFNGELNLNFKGYAGQSFGAFLLKGMNVQLIGEANDYVCKGMNGGILTIIPPKINEISSEQVILGNTCLYGATGGKLFALGKSGERFAVRNSGATAVTEGAGDHCCEYMTGGRVVILGSTGRNIGAGMTGGIAFIIDENNELSNKVNKEIVSIHQITSSKQENILLEIIREYQAKTNSLKAGKIIENWSHFKSTFKLIVPPSEEEMLGIKKM; from the coding sequence ATGGGAGAGAGTATCAAAAGAATCGTTGGCCCATATCAAGATAGTTATTCCCCAAATGGAATAATTGGGGAGAAAGATGCATGTGGTGTTGGTTTCGTAGCAAATGTTGAAGGTATAGAAAGCAACTGGATCCTTAAACAATCTCTAAAGGGCCTCAACTGCATGGAGCATAGAGGAGGTTGTGGAGGTGATAGTGATTCAGGAGATGGAGCAGGCATTTTATGTTCAATTCCATGGGGATATCTAGAAGAGAAAATTAATCTAAAAAATACTCAAGAATTTAATAGAGGTTTAGGCATGGTTTTTATGCCTAATAAAAAAGAAAAAATTGAAATATGTAAATTAATATGTGATGAAGAAGCAGAAAAATTAAAAGTCAACAAAACATCTTGGAGAACAGTACCCGTTAATAATGAAATTCTAGGTCCTTTAGCTAAAGCAAATGCTCCATTCATCTGTCAGTGGATTTTATATATAGGTAAAAAAGACCATAAGGATGTTGAAAAGCTTTTATTTCAATTAAGGAAAAGAATTGAGAAAAAAATAAGAGAAACTTTCAAAAACGATGTTGGGGATTGTGAATTTTATTTTGCCTCACTAAGTTCTCAAACAGTTGTCTATAAAGGTATGGTTCGCTCTGAAATATTATCCGAGTTTTATAAAGATTTAAAAGAAGAGAGTTTTAAAGTTTCATTTTCTGTTTATCATCGTAGATTTAGTACTAATACACTTCCAAAATGGCCACTAGCTCAGCCCATGAGATTTTTGGGTCATAATGGCGAAATAAATACTCTCTTAGGCAATATTAATTGGGCTAAAGCTTCAGAAACACATATAGATGATTTTTGGGGAGAGTTATCTAATGAAATTAAGCCCATTGTAGATGTAAATAAAAGTGATTCATCAAATCTTGATGCAACCCTTGAAATCAATATTCGTTCAGGTCAGCCCATTACTGACTCATTACTAAAACTTGTTCCTGAAGCATTTAGAGATCAACCAGAACTTGAGCAGAGAGAGTATATAAAAGCTTTTTATGAATATTCTGCAAGCCTACAAGAAGCTTGGGATGGTCCAGCACTACTTGTATTTGCTGATGGAAATTTTGTCGGAGCAACGCTTGATAGAAATGGCCTAAGACCAGCAAGATATTCAATCACAAATGATGGTTTTGTAATAATGGGTTCTGAAACAGGAGTAGTAGATCTTGAAGAAGAAAGAGTAATAGAAAAAGGCCGATTAGGACCAGGACAAATGTTGGCAGTTGATTTTCATCAAAATAGAATCCTAAGAAATTGGGAAGTAAAATCTGAAGCTGCTCAAAGGCATGATTATAAAAATCTTCTAAGTAATAGAACTATAAAAATTGAAAATAATGAATGGGTTAAAGACTGCAAACTAAAAGACCTTGAGTTGTTGCAACAACAAACTGCATACGGGTTTTCGGCGGAAGATAATGACCTTATCTTAGATTCAATGGCTTCATTAGCTAAAGAGCCTACTTATTGCATGGGCGACGACATCCCATTAGCAGTTCTTTCATCTAAGCCACACATTTTATACGACTACTTTAAGCAAAGATTTGCGCAAGTTACTAATCCTCCTATTGACCCTCTGAGAGAAAAACTTGTAATGAGTTTAGAGATGCATCTAGGAGAAAGATGTACACCATTTGAAATTAAAGATGCTAAACCTTTTATTCATTTACAAAGTCCGATTCTAAATGAGGAAGAACTCATTTCCATCAAAAAATCAAAAATTAAATCTCAGACAATTTCAAGTTTGTTTGATTTAGAGGAAGGTATTCAAGGCTTAGAGAACCAATTAAAAATAATCTGTAAACAGAGTGAGCTGTCTATAAAAGAAGGTTGCTCTTTAATTATCATTTCTGATAGGGGAATTAATCCTAAAAAGACTTTCATACCTCCTTTACTTGCTGTTGGAGCAATTCATCATTATCTTCTTAAAAAAGAAATCAGGCTAAAAGCTTCTCTAATAATTGAGACCGGTCAATGTTGGAGCACACATCACTTAGCTTGTTTAATTGGATATGGAGCAAGTGCAGTTTGCCCTTGGTTGACCTTCGAAGCAGGTAGACACTGGTTAAAACATCCAAAAACACAAAAACTCATTGATAGCAAAAAAATAAATCCATTATCAATAGTTGATGTTCAAGAAAATATTAAAAAAGCTCTAGAAGACGGTCTAAGAAAAATTCTCTCAAAAATAGGCATCTCACTTTTATCTAGTTACCATGGTGCACAAATTTTTGAAGCTGTAGGCCTCGGATCTGACTTAATAAAAATTGCTTTTGATGGTACAACAAGTCGTATCGCTGGCATAACATTAAAAGAATTAACTAATGAAACACTTTCAATACATACGAAAGCCTATCCAGAGATCGATTTAAAGAAATTAGAATTTTTAGGATTTGTACAATTTAGAAATAATGGAGAATATCATTCCAATAACCCAGAGATGTCCAAAGTTTTACATTCGGCGGTAAAACAAGGGCCAGGATACGATCATTTTGAAACTTACAAAAAACTTATTAGTAATAGACCGACAACATCTCTTAGAGATTTACTAACAATTAATTCAAAAAGAAAAAGTATTCCATTAGAGGAAGTTGAAAGTGTTGAATCAATTTGCAAAAGGTTCTGTACTGGAGGAATGAGTTTAGGTGCTTTATCAAGAGAAGCGCATGAAGTTTTAGCAGTTGCAATGAATAGAATTGGTGGAAAAAGTAATAGTGGAGAAGGGGGAGAAGATCCGGCTCGTTTTAATGTTTTAAATGATATCGATGAAAATACTAAGTCAGCGACGTTGCCATTTATTAAAGGCTTAAAGAATGGAGACACCGCATGCTCCGCTATTAAACAAATAGCATCAGGAAGATTTGGAGTTACACCTGAATATCTAAGAAGTGGTAAACAACTCGAAATTAAAATGGCTCAAGGTGCAAAACCCGGAGAGGGGGGGCAATTACCTGGTCCAAAAGTTGATTCTTACATTGCAAAACTAAGAAATAGTAAACCTGGAGTAGCTTTAATATCTCCTCCCCCGCATCATGATATTTACTCAATTGAAGATTTAGCTCAACTTATCCACGACTTACACCAAGTTCATCCAAAAGCGAAAGTAAGCGTTAAGCTTGTTTCTGAAATTGGTATAGGCACTATTGCTGCTGGAGTAAGCAAAGCTAATGCAGATGTAATTCAAATATCAGGCCATGACGGAGGTACCGGTGCTTCACCCCTCAGTTCTATTAAACATGCAGGTTTACCATGGGAACTTGGTGTTGCTGAGGTTCATAAATCTCTCTTAGAGAATAACTTACGCGAAAGAGTAATTTTGAGAACTGATGGAGGTCTTAAAACAGGCTGGGACGTAGTTATTGCAGCTTTACTAGGTGCTGAAGAATACGGTTTTGGTTCTGTAGCGATGATTGCTGAAGGATGCATAATGGCTCGGGTTTGTCATACAAACAAGTGTCCTGTTGGAGTTGCCACTCAAAAAGAAGAATTAAGAAAAAGATTTAAAGGCATTCCAGAAAATGTCGTTAATTTTTTCTTATATATTGCTGAAGAAGTAAGACAGATAATGAGTAGTATCGGTGTCTCTAATATGGAAGAGCTGATTGGTAATCAAGAATTTCTTTCTGCACGAAATATCGATCTTCCAAAAACTTCTAATATTGATCTTTCTTCTTTAGTAAATGAACACTCAACCCCTGATAGATCATGGTTAAAACACTTAAAAACTGCCCATGGTAATGGTTCTGTATTAGAAGACGAGTTTTTGTCTGATACTAAATTTATAGATTCAATTAAAAATCACGAAATATTAACTAAAGAAATTGACATAAAAAATACAGATAGAAGTGTTTGTGCGAAAATATCAGGCGAAATTGCAGAACTTCATGGCAACACTGGCTTTAATGGCGAACTCAACTTAAATTTCAAAGGATATGCAGGACAAAGCTTTGGTGCCTTTTTATTGAAGGGAATGAATGTTCAATTAATCGGAGAAGCTAATGATTATGTTTGTAAAGGAATGAATGGAGGAATACTCACAATAATTCCCCCAAAAATAAATGAAATCTCCTCCGAACAAGTCATCCTAGGAAATACTTGTCTTTATGGAGCAACAGGTGGAAAATTATTTGCATTAGGAAAATCGGGAGAAAGATTTGCGGTTAGAAATAGTGGTGCCACAGCGGTAACAGAAGGAGCAGGTGATCATTGTTGTGAATACATGACTGGTGGAAGAGTTGTTATTCTAGGTTCCACAGGAAGGAATATTGGTGCGGGTATGACTGGTGGAATAGCTTTTATAATTGATGAAAATAATGAATTAAGTAATAAAGTAAATAAAGAAATAGTAAGCATTCATCAAATAACTTCATCAAAGCAGGAAAATATCTTATTGGAAATTATTAGAGAATATCAAGCAAAAACAAATAGCTTAAAGGCTGGCAAAATAATTGAAAATTGGTCTCATTTTAAGAGTACTTTCAAATTGATTGTCCCCCCAAGTGAAGAAGAGATGCTTGGTATAAAAAAAATGTAA
- a CDS encoding recombinase family protein, which yields MTFKFKRKRILLSEKSKNSKAIGYARATHNEYKYLEEQIKILKDEGCSLVFSEFISLDEEIKPQLNKAINSLSKGDQLIITQLDRAFKNKKECLITINKLINKDIQLRTLTGFFAANESFNANSSIFKILYELDNLEDKSLGERKKEQLLRRKLSGNNLGGRPKISPLKESLVIRLRNEGYSYRSIRSQTGIALSTIRRVILEGEQT from the coding sequence TTGACTTTTAAATTTAAAAGAAAACGTATTTTATTATCGGAAAAAAGTAAAAACTCTAAAGCAATAGGTTATGCTAGAGCTACTCATAACGAATATAAATATTTAGAAGAGCAAATAAAAATTTTGAAGGACGAGGGTTGCAGTTTAGTGTTCTCTGAATTTATAAGTTTAGATGAAGAAATCAAACCTCAACTCAATAAAGCTATAAATTCCTTATCAAAAGGCGATCAATTAATAATAACTCAGCTTGATCGAGCATTTAAAAATAAAAAAGAATGTTTGATAACAATAAATAAACTTATTAATAAGGATATTCAATTGCGAACTTTGACTGGTTTTTTTGCTGCTAATGAATCTTTTAATGCAAATTCTTCAATTTTTAAAATTTTATATGAATTAGATAATTTAGAAGACAAAAGTTTAGGGGAAAGAAAAAAAGAACAGCTATTACGCAGAAAATTATCCGGAAATAATTTGGGAGGAAGGCCCAAAATAAGTCCTCTAAAAGAATCTTTAGTAATCAGATTGCGTAATGAAGGATATTCTTATCGATCAATCAGATCACAAACAGGCATTGCGTTGTCAACAATAAGAAGAGTAATTTTGGAAGGAGAACAAACATAA
- a CDS encoding YciI family protein: MPFFVKTEIIKKEYLLNNDLKRKIINQHINWVKKLKKEGINIKSGFLVDELNRPGDGGLLILEMNNYRNALKIIKNDPMIKNDLVEWKLNEWVDPNK, translated from the coding sequence ATGCCTTTCTTTGTAAAAACTGAAATTATAAAAAAAGAATACTTACTTAATAATGATTTAAAACGAAAAATAATTAACCAACATATTAATTGGGTAAAAAAATTAAAAAAAGAGGGAATTAATATAAAAAGTGGCTTTTTGGTAGATGAGTTAAATAGGCCAGGTGACGGCGGATTACTTATTCTTGAGATGAATAATTACAGAAATGCACTAAAAATAATTAAGAATGATCCAATGATTAAAAATGATCTAGTTGAATGGAAATTAAATGAGTGGGTAGATCCAAATAAATGA
- a CDS encoding serine hydrolase, translating into MSFYYLSEEMGLALNDILGRVCSYNKDFSSEDIAITWINYKSGNKGVFKGFGTGINNKKMVYPASIVKLVYGLATYYWIKKGSLLLSDEIIDAVRKMLTFSSNNATSFLIDLLTGTTSGPCIEGESWENWKYQRSIINDWLHDLHWEELSGLNCCQKTWDDGPFGREKEFYGHNNKNRNAMNTDSAARVLEEIMIHIDYQKNDLNLRSFLKRNLDKVVLKNDSLNQIDGFLGAGLPESINLWSKAGLMSEVRHDSAWWTNSQSLHTLLVVFCDGEKYSKDSSFLSLISKEVYEFNKKYTI; encoded by the coding sequence ATGTCCTTTTACTATTTAAGTGAAGAGATGGGTCTAGCCTTAAATGATATTTTAGGGAGAGTATGCTCTTATAATAAAGATTTTTCAAGTGAAGATATTGCCATAACTTGGATTAATTATAAAAGCGGAAATAAAGGTGTATTTAAAGGTTTTGGCACTGGCATAAATAATAAAAAAATGGTTTACCCTGCCAGCATAGTTAAGTTGGTTTATGGTCTTGCTACATATTATTGGATTAAAAAAGGAAGTTTATTATTATCGGATGAAATTATTGATGCTGTAAGGAAAATGTTAACTTTCTCAAGTAATAATGCAACAAGCTTCTTAATTGATTTACTTACTGGAACAACAAGTGGACCTTGTATTGAGGGCGAATCATGGGAAAATTGGAAATATCAAAGAAGTATAATAAACGATTGGCTACATGATTTACATTGGGAGGAATTGAGTGGTTTAAATTGCTGTCAGAAGACCTGGGATGATGGACCATTTGGTCGTGAAAAAGAATTTTATGGACATAATAATAAAAATAGAAATGCTATGAATACTGATTCGGCTGCAAGGGTTTTGGAGGAAATTATGATTCATATTGATTATCAAAAAAATGATTTAAATTTACGAAGTTTTTTAAAAAGAAATTTAGATAAAGTTGTTCTTAAAAACGATTCTCTTAATCAAATAGATGGTTTTTTGGGTGCAGGCTTACCAGAAAGCATTAATCTTTGGAGTAAAGCAGGCTTAATGTCAGAAGTTAGACATGATTCTGCTTGGTGGACTAATAGTCAATCTCTACACACTTTATTAGTTGTTTTTTGTGATGGTGAAAAATATTCTAAAGATTCTTCTTTCTTATCATTAATATCAAAAGAAGTATATGAATTTAATAAAAAATATACTATTTAG
- a CDS encoding photosystem I reaction center subunit VIII, which translates to MPSDLPSLLPSIFVPLIGIAMPAVFIVLIGRLITATE; encoded by the coding sequence ATGCCATCTGATTTACCAAGTCTTTTACCCTCAATTTTTGTTCCATTAATTGGTATAGCAATGCCTGCTGTTTTTATCGTATTAATTGGAAGATTAATTACAGCAACTGAATAA
- the lipA gene encoding lipoyl synthase: MTHNPNSLISKPEWLRVKAPQVERIGNTANLLNDLNLNTVCQEASCPNIGECFASGTATFLIMGPGCTRACPYCDIDFDRSKRDLDPTEPYRLAEAVLRMKLKHVVITSVNRDDLEDGGASQFFQCVHQIREKSPETTIELLIPDLCGNWKALEKVLDSNPNVLNHNIETVSSLYKKVRPQGKYERTLELLKRTRDYSPRIYTKSGFMLGLGEKDEEVLSLLKDLKSNFVDIVTIGQYLSPGPNHLPVKRFVSPSKFNYFKAFGEKDLNFMQVVSSPLTRSSYHAEEIQKLMKKYPR; the protein is encoded by the coding sequence GTGACTCATAATCCTAATAGTTTAATTTCAAAACCTGAATGGTTAAGAGTCAAAGCTCCACAAGTTGAGCGAATTGGTAACACTGCAAATTTATTAAATGATTTAAATCTCAATACCGTATGTCAAGAAGCAAGCTGTCCAAATATCGGCGAATGTTTTGCTAGTGGAACTGCAACTTTTCTCATAATGGGTCCTGGTTGCACTAGGGCATGTCCATATTGCGATATTGATTTTGATAGATCTAAGAGAGACTTAGACCCAACTGAACCATATCGTTTAGCCGAAGCTGTTTTAAGAATGAAGCTTAAGCATGTTGTAATCACATCAGTTAATAGAGATGATCTTGAGGATGGTGGCGCATCTCAATTTTTTCAATGTGTTCATCAAATAAGAGAAAAATCTCCTGAAACTACTATTGAGCTTCTAATACCTGATCTTTGTGGCAACTGGAAAGCGCTTGAAAAAGTTCTTGATTCAAATCCAAACGTTTTAAATCACAATATTGAGACTGTGTCTTCGTTATATAAAAAAGTAAGACCTCAAGGCAAATATGAAAGAACTCTTGAGTTGCTTAAAAGAACCAGAGACTATTCTCCCAGAATTTATACAAAGTCAGGCTTCATGCTTGGTTTAGGGGAAAAAGACGAGGAGGTCTTAAGTCTGCTTAAGGATTTAAAAAGTAATTTCGTTGATATTGTTACTATTGGCCAATATTTATCTCCTGGCCCTAATCATTTACCTGTTAAAAGATTTGTAAGTCCTTCAAAATTTAACTACTTTAAAGCGTTCGGGGAAAAAGATTTAAACTTCATGCAAGTAGTTAGTTCTCCTTTAACTCGAAGTAGCTACCATGCTGAAGAGATTCAAAAACTTATGAAAAAGTATCCAAGATAG